In the genome of Coraliomargarita algicola, one region contains:
- a CDS encoding zinc ribbon domain-containing protein YjdM, with translation MSELPNCPKCDSEYTYEDGSLIVCPDCGHEFTLESLQESKQDVVEFRDAFGTPLADGDTVTVIKDLKVGGTSSTLKIGTKVKNIRLVGGDHDIDCKIKGFGGMKLKSEFVKKA, from the coding sequence ATGTCTGAATTACCAAACTGTCCTAAATGTGACTCTGAATATACCTACGAAGATGGTAGCTTGATCGTGTGTCCCGATTGCGGGCATGAGTTTACGCTCGAATCTTTGCAGGAATCTAAGCAGGACGTGGTTGAATTCCGCGACGCTTTCGGTACGCCGCTGGCAGATGGCGACACCGTGACCGTGATTAAAGATCTCAAGGTGGGGGGCACTTCGTCCACGCTCAAGATCGGAACTAAGGTTAAGAATATCCGATTAGTCGGCGGAGATCATGATATCGATTGTAAAATTAAAGGCTTTGGCGGCATGAAGTTGAAGTCTGAATTTGTAAAGAAGGCCTGA